A genomic window from Bacillota bacterium includes:
- a CDS encoding aminotransferase class V-fold PLP-dependent enzyme translates to MYNNVVYLDNAATSFPKPCKVYEEMHRCLRYYCANPGRSGHQMSIDSENVVYETREIICSFFNIENPLQLCFTKNATEALNIVIKGILKPNEHVITTSMEHNSILRPLKYLERHNGIEVTIVWGNKFGEIDPDSIKRSIKNNTSLIVSTLSSNVNGTILPIEEIGKISKEHGLLFLLDSAQGAGSINIDVKKMNIDFLAFPGHKGLLGPPGTGGLYIREGININPLLHGGTGSNSKNPDQPEIMPDLLESGTLNLPGIVGLGTGVRFINNFGLANIAYYKQMLLKRFYEGIRDIRGIKVYSLIESGKNSGILAINFGEFDSSEIVDILNVQYGIASRGGFHCAPLAHETLGTGTQGVVRFSLGCFNTIEEIDYTIKALRTISSRLFRE, encoded by the coding sequence ATATATAACAATGTAGTTTATTTGGATAATGCTGCCACTTCATTCCCCAAACCTTGTAAGGTTTATGAGGAAATGCACAGATGTTTGAGGTATTATTGTGCAAATCCGGGGAGAAGCGGTCACCAAATGTCAATTGATTCTGAAAATGTTGTATATGAGACAAGAGAAATTATCTGCAGCTTTTTTAATATAGAAAATCCTTTACAGCTTTGTTTTACAAAAAATGCGACAGAGGCATTAAATATTGTAATAAAAGGAATACTAAAACCAAATGAACATGTAATTACAACAAGTATGGAACACAATTCTATATTAAGGCCCCTAAAATATCTTGAAAGACATAACGGAATTGAAGTTACTATTGTTTGGGGAAATAAATTTGGAGAAATTGATCCGGATTCTATAAAACGAAGCATAAAAAATAATACTTCTTTAATTGTCTCAACCCTGTCTTCAAATGTAAATGGAACAATACTTCCTATTGAAGAAATAGGGAAAATCTCAAAGGAACATGGTTTATTGTTTTTGCTGGATTCTGCTCAGGGAGCAGGAAGTATAAATATTGACGTTAAAAAGATGAATATAGATTTCCTAGCATTTCCGGGACATAAAGGATTGTTGGGGCCGCCGGGAACAGGTGGCCTTTATATAAGAGAGGGGATTAATATAAATCCTTTGTTGCATGGTGGTACGGGAAGCAATTCAAAAAATCCGGATCAACCTGAAATAATGCCTGATTTGCTTGAGAGCGGCACATTAAATCTACCCGGTATTGTAGGATTAGGCACAGGAGTGAGGTTTATTAATAATTTTGGCCTGGCAAATATTGCGTATTACAAACAAATGTTGTTAAAGAGATTTTATGAAGGCATAAGGGATATCAGGGGAATTAAGGTGTACAGCCTTATAGAAAGTGGGAAAAACTCCGGTATATTGGCTATAAATTTTGGTGAATTTGATTCTTCCGAAATTGTAGATATTCTTAATGTACAATATGGTATAGCATCAAGAGGCGGTTTTCACTGTGCGCCCCTTGCGCATGAAACATTGGGTACAGGGACACAAGGAGTTGTCCGTTTTAGTTTAGGGTGTTTTAACACGATAGAAGAAATTGACTATACTATTAAAGCGTTAAGGACTATTTCAAGTAGACTTTTCCGGGAATAG